Below is a genomic region from Candidatus Binataceae bacterium.
AGACCGACCATCGCGGCATCGTCGAAATCCGCCCCGACCAGACCAAGAGCTACGCCTTCGGCGATCCGCTCAACCTGAACCTGGTCGCGACGCTCAGGCACGCGCTGGCGCGGCGGCCCGGCGTGCCGCTCAAGCTCGAGCCCGGCGACTTCGAGGTTTACGAAAGTGACTACGCGAGTTCGTCGTCAACGGTGCTGTGCCTGGACATGTCGTGGTCGATGAGCTGGGAAGGGCGCTTTGCGGCGGCGAAGAAGGTCGCGATGGCGATGGAGACGCTCATCCGGACCAAGTTTCCGCGCGACTTTTTTTCCATCGTCGGCTTCTTCACCCGCGCGGTCGAATTGAAGCTGAAAGACCTGCCCGAAGCCTCATGGAACATGGGCGACCCGTTCACCAACCTGCAGGACGGGCTGCGCCTGGCCTCCGACCTGCTCGGACGCCATCCCTCGCGCAATCAGCACATCATCGTGATCACCGACGGCCAGCCGACCGCCTATTTTCTCAACAAGCGCCTGTACTGCGAATGGCCGCTCTCGTTCGGCGGCATCAGCATGCGCGCGGCGCAGGAGACGCTCAGGGAAGTCGAGCGCGTTACCCGCAAGGGCATCACGATCAACACCTTCATGCTGGACGACTCGCCGAGCCTGCGCGCCTTCGTCGAAAAGATGACCCAGATCAACCGCGGCCGCGCGCTCTACACGCGCCCCGATCATCTGGGCGAGTACATGCTGGTGGATTACCTCTCGAAGCGCCGCAAAAAGATCTAGCGGCCGCCGCGAATCGCGAGTTTGCGCCGGATTCCTGCTCGGGCCCGGCGCGATCGCTTCGCTACGGGACGGCCGCGGCGGCGGCCGAATCGTCGGCCGTGCTCGAATCTTCGGTGGACGCGCCGCCGGCGCTCCCGCCGTCTTCGGGCCGGTTCCACTCCGCCGCCTTCCAGCCCTGATCGAACGCCGTGATCCGCTCGTTGGAGAAGCCGTGGTCGTGGACGCCGCTGAATTCGTCGCCGCCGAGGCTGTAGAAGGGGGTGATGTTGGCGCGCGGAATGCCCATCCGTTCGAGCGTGTAACCCGAGAACCGATCGGCCTCAAGTTCCTTCTCGACGCTCGAGGCTTTGCGCTCGTAATCGTGATGTTCGATATGGCCGAGTTCGTGCGCCATGATCGCGTAGAGCATCGAGGTCTTGTCGGGTTCGCCGTGCTCGTCGGTCTCGCCGCGCAGGAACGCTGCGATGAAGACCGGGTTGTAGAAGATGCATCCGCTGCGCGAGACATGCGGCGACGAGACCTGCACCGATTCGTAAACCGGAGTGCTCATGCCCCACTGGCGGTCGATGTCGGCGACGATGCTCTTGTAGGGCTCGGTCGCCGGCCGCGCGGGCTCGCCGCAGACCTTATGCGCGCCGTCGGCCGCAGGCGGCGCCTGCTGCGCCGCCTGCGGATCGTCGTTGGCAGCCGGAACGGCCGGCGCGGCTTTCGACGGATGGCTCTGATGCGCAGGACGCGGTTCGTCCTGGGGCGTCACGACCGTCCAATCGTCGTCCTGCGCGAGCGCCGGCCGCGCGGCAATCACGGCGTATCCAAGCACGAGCGCTGTTATCGCCAGCAGCGTAGCCGGAAGTCTTGCTGGAAGCTTTGGTCGTTCGTGCGAGTTGGCCATTATCTTCCCCCCCGATATTTACCCGATATTTACCCGATGACTTTCCCGGGGTGTTCAATCTGCGACGCCGCTAATGCGGCTCTTCTAATCTCCTGTGGCATTGTAGCTCATTTTGACGCATTCAACAGAACGTCCGTTCTACCCGAAACGCAAGCCCCGCCGGTGGCTCGAAGAGCGGTCCGCGGCGCCGGCTGCGGCAGGCTCCAGGCGACACCGATTTGGCGAATCGCGACTTTGCCGGGTTCGGGCCCCGCCGCCGCCAACAGTCGGCGCATCGGTGCATCCATCGGTTCCTTCGAGAGCCGGAAGGTGCCCCAATGAATCGGCACCAGGTAGCGTGCGCGGGTCTGCTGGAACATCGCCCACACCTGCTCGGGGTTGGCGTGATGGCGAATCCAGGGGTCGTAGGCCGCGATCGAGAACGCCGCGACGTCGGGCGGGTCGGCCGCGAGCGCGTCGAAGAGAGGCGTGTACGCGCTGTCGCACGCGAGCAGCATCCGCGTGCCGCCGCGCGCGATCAGGTAGCTGTTGTAGCCGTATGCGCGGCCAAACGGCGGCCATCGCACTCCCCAGTGCTTCGCGCCCATCGCTGTCACGCTCAGGCCCTTGACCGTCGTGCTCTGGCCCCATCGAAGCTCGCGCACGTCGGTAAACCCCAATGGACGAATCAGGTCGGCGCATCCGCTGCATGCAATTACGACTGCGCGTCGGGGCAGTGCGCTCAGCGACGGCAGATCGAGATGATCCATGTGCGCGTGGGTGATCAGGATGACATCGAGATTCTGCAGCTCTGCGGGCGCAAGCGGCGGCGCGCTATGCCGGCGCGGCCCGATTGTCAGCATCGAGCCGATCGACAGCCCGACGCGGTTGAACAGCGCCGGATCGCTCAGCACGCGCACGCCGTACCAGTCCATCAAGAGCGTCGAATGGCCGAGGTCCGCGATGGTCAGCGTGCCGTTGGGCCATGCCGCCGGATGAAGCTGCTCCGCGGGCGCCGTCGCGTCCTGGTAGGGACCGGCCTCCGAGATCAATTCGCCGAGCACAACCCCGAGCACCGCCAGGGCCGCGACCGCCGCCGCCATCCGGATCGCCATAGATATCCTGCGCCGAACCAGCATCGAGAACGCCGCGCTGCGCGGTCGACCAAGCGTACAGCTTCCGGGCGCGGCCCGGCAAACCCCGGTCGCGTCGGGCAGTAGGCTTTCCCCGCGTAGTCTGCTAAAGCGAACATAACACGAAGCGTGCCAGACGGCCTTAAGTCGGCCAGGCGGCCTTTAGTCAGGAGGATGGGGGGGGCATGATGGCGGATCGGACGGGAGCCTTCGACCTCGGCGGTCGGTATTCCGGCGCGACCGCGCGCGAAAAACTGCTCGCCTATCTCGAGCGCCAGGCGGCCGGCGCGCATACCGGCGAACTGGTCGGCCTGCTTTTCGCCGGCGCCGGTTCCGACCCCGAACTCGGCCCGCGCATCGTTCATCGCCTGCTCGCCGGCGATCCCAATTTCGTCTTCGATGCGGCGAGCGGGATGTGGTCGCTGCGGACCAACGAGGGGTTGAAGGTGCCGCTCGACCGCGGCCGCTACGTGGTGGTCGATCTCGAGACCACCGGCGGCCGACCTGGCCCCGGCACGATCACGGAAATCGGCGCGTACCGGATGGAAGGTCCGCGGATGACCGAATCGTTCGCGACCCTGGTGCGCCCGCGCGGGCCGATTTCGCCTTTCGTCACGCGGCTTACGTCGATCACCGACGAGATGGTGGCGGACGCGCCGCCGATCGAGCGCGTGCTGCCGGTGTTTCGCGATTTTCTGGGCGACGCGGTGATGGTCGCGCACAACGCGCAGTTCGATTGCGCGTTCCTCGATTTCGAGTTCCGCCGCATCTTCGGAATCGGCCTGCGCAACCCGGTGCTATGCACGCTCAGGCTCTCGCGCCGTTTCGCGCCGTCGCTGCGCCGCCGCCGGCTCGACGCCCTGGCCGAGCACTTCGGCCTTTCCACCGCGGGACGCCATCGCGGACTCGGCGATGCGCGGATGGCCGCGGAGCTGCTCTCGATCTTTCTCGACATCGCGGCGCAAAGCGGAGTGACCCGCGTCGACCGGCTGATCGATTTGCACGGCCGCGGCGCCGCCGGGCGCAGAATCGAGCGCCACGTCGCGCCCGAAGCGATCGCCGCGCTGCCGATGGCGCCCGGGGTTTACCTGATGCGCAACGAGCGCGGCGATCTGCTCTACGTCGGCAAGGCGCGGCGCCTGCGCGAGCGCGTCGCCTCCTATTTCAACGGCGGCTTCGCGATCAACGCCAAAACCGCCGAGCTGGTGAGCCATGTCTATGCGATCGACACGCGCGTTGCGCCGTCGGCGCTCGACGCCGCGCTGCTCGAAGCGCGGCTCATCCGCGAGCTCAAGCCGCCGTATAACCGGATGCTCAAGGGGATGGCGCAGGCGTACTTCGTGCGGCTCGATCTGATGGACGAGTTTCCGCGGCTTGGGCTCGCGCCCAGGCTTTCGGCGCGGCGCGGCGTGATGCAGCTTGGGCCGTTCGTCGGCCGCGGCGGAGTTGACCGGGCCGTGCGCGCGCTCGGGCGCGTGCTCGGATTGCGCACCTGCGCGGGCAAGCTTAAGCCCGAGCCGGATTTCTCGCCGTGCATGTACGGCCAGATGGGGCATTGCGCGATGCCCTGCAATCTGAGCGCCGGCGAGGACGCCTATGGCGCGCGGGTGCGGCGCGCGGTCGAATTTTTGCGCGGGCGCAGCGCACCGCTGCTCGGCGAGCTCGCCCGCGCGCGCGACCAGGC
It encodes:
- a CDS encoding MBL fold metallo-hydrolase, producing the protein MAIRMAAAVAALAVLGVVLGELISEAGPYQDATAPAEQLHPAAWPNGTLTIADLGHSTLLMDWYGVRVLSDPALFNRVGLSIGSMLTIGPRRHSAPPLAPAELQNLDVILITHAHMDHLDLPSLSALPRRAVVIACSGCADLIRPLGFTDVRELRWGQSTTVKGLSVTAMGAKHWGVRWPPFGRAYGYNSYLIARGGTRMLLACDSAYTPLFDALAADPPDVAAFSIAAYDPWIRHHANPEQVWAMFQQTRARYLVPIHWGTFRLSKEPMDAPMRRLLAAAGPEPGKVAIRQIGVAWSLPQPAPRTALRATGGACVSGRTDVLLNASK
- a CDS encoding exonuclease domain-containing protein, which codes for MMADRTGAFDLGGRYSGATAREKLLAYLERQAAGAHTGELVGLLFAGAGSDPELGPRIVHRLLAGDPNFVFDAASGMWSLRTNEGLKVPLDRGRYVVVDLETTGGRPGPGTITEIGAYRMEGPRMTESFATLVRPRGPISPFVTRLTSITDEMVADAPPIERVLPVFRDFLGDAVMVAHNAQFDCAFLDFEFRRIFGIGLRNPVLCTLRLSRRFAPSLRRRRLDALAEHFGLSTAGRHRGLGDARMAAELLSIFLDIAAQSGVTRVDRLIDLHGRGAAGRRIERHVAPEAIAALPMAPGVYLMRNERGDLLYVGKARRLRERVASYFNGGFAINAKTAELVSHVYAIDTRVAPSALDAALLEARLIRELKPPYNRMLKGMAQAYFVRLDLMDEFPRLGLAPRLSARRGVMQLGPFVGRGGVDRAVRALGRVLGLRTCAGKLKPEPDFSPCMYGQMGHCAMPCNLSAGEDAYGARVRRAVEFLRGRSAPLLGELARARDQAARAMRFEEAARLKRELAALTTLAARAERLSRVVTENNLAIMVGEGDSMLAHVVLSGRLALSRPLREAADAHAVAEFVAANYEPYRVRPVVRDELDAMAIVARWLSERDPADGRLIHLHGPSVDPAALRPPAAVAGEAFPGALGRGYTAAEEGEP